From Prevotella melaninogenica, the proteins below share one genomic window:
- the dnaJ gene encoding molecular chaperone DnaJ yields the protein MAKRDYYEVLGVSKNASEDEIKKAYRKLAIKYHPDRNPDDPEAEAKFKEAAEAYDVLHDPQKRQQYDQFGFDAPGGGFGGGSPFGGAGGFSMDDIFSMFGDVFGGRGGGFGGFGGGGHQAPKYRGTDLRLKVRLSLQEVATGVTKKFKVRKDVPCEHCHGSGAEEGSGTETCQNCHGSGVEIRTQQSIFGMMQTQTTCHVCNGEGTIIKNKCTHCHGEGVVKGEEVVEINIPAGVAEGMVVNVPGKGNAGRHNGVAGNIQVYIEEEPNDTFVRDGQNIIYNLLLDFPTAALGGQVDIPTIDGSNVKIKIEPGTQPGKTLRLRGKGLPAVQGYGSGTGDLVVHISIYVPKELNKEEKKIIEDLRQSENFRGDNSTKRSIFENFKKLFC from the coding sequence ATGGCAAAAAGAGATTACTATGAGGTGTTAGGTGTCAGCAAGAATGCCTCTGAAGACGAAATAAAGAAAGCATACAGAAAACTTGCTATTAAGTATCATCCTGACCGTAATCCAGATGACCCTGAGGCTGAAGCAAAGTTTAAAGAGGCTGCTGAGGCTTATGATGTACTGCACGATCCACAGAAACGCCAACAGTATGACCAGTTTGGTTTCGATGCGCCTGGCGGTGGCTTTGGTGGTGGTAGTCCCTTCGGTGGAGCTGGTGGTTTCTCTATGGACGATATCTTCTCTATGTTTGGCGATGTGTTCGGTGGACGTGGAGGAGGATTTGGCGGCTTCGGAGGTGGCGGACATCAAGCCCCTAAGTACCGTGGAACAGATCTTCGTTTGAAGGTTCGTCTGTCGTTGCAAGAGGTTGCTACGGGAGTTACCAAGAAGTTTAAGGTGCGTAAAGACGTTCCTTGCGAACACTGTCATGGCTCTGGTGCTGAGGAGGGTAGCGGAACAGAGACTTGCCAGAACTGTCATGGTTCGGGCGTTGAAATCCGTACACAGCAGAGTATCTTTGGTATGATGCAGACCCAGACTACCTGTCATGTATGTAATGGTGAGGGAACTATCATTAAGAACAAGTGTACTCACTGTCATGGTGAAGGCGTTGTAAAGGGCGAGGAAGTCGTTGAAATCAACATCCCAGCGGGTGTTGCTGAAGGTATGGTGGTCAATGTTCCTGGCAAGGGTAACGCTGGTAGACACAATGGCGTGGCAGGTAATATCCAAGTATATATCGAGGAGGAACCTAACGACACCTTCGTTCGTGACGGACAGAACATCATCTATAATCTCTTGCTCGACTTCCCAACAGCTGCCTTAGGAGGTCAGGTGGATATCCCAACCATCGATGGCAGTAATGTAAAGATTAAGATTGAACCCGGAACACAGCCTGGTAAGACGCTCCGCCTACGTGGTAAGGGTCTTCCAGCAGTACAAGGCTATGGCAGCGGTACTGGCGATTTAGTGGTTCACATCAGTATTTACGTTCCAAAGGAGTTGAATAAAGAGGAGAAGAAAATCATCGAAGACTTACGCCAAAGCGAAAACTTCCGTGGCGATAACAGCACCAAACGATCTATCTTCGAGAACTTTAAGAAACTGTTTTGTTGA
- a CDS encoding MFS transporter has translation MKQKTNYLFPLAIIGLFFFSIGFALGINSYLMPVLEKSMHISGAASSLLLAATFIPFLLFGIPATHCIKAIGYKRTMALSFAIFAAAFGLFILAAKQNSLTWFLIASFVSGAANAVLQASVNPYVTILGPMDSAARRISCMGISNKLAWPVTTLFITLVIGKGIGDTQLTDLYMPFTIIIGIFLLLGVIALMAPLPDVKAAGEDESENGDETAVSSYADGKTSILQFPHLLLGCLALFLYVGVETISLATATGYAKSLGLEGDNYGFIPSVGMIVGYICGVIFIPRYLSQAAAMRICAIIALVGSVAVAVVPDPVISVYCIFLMALGCSLMWPALWPLAMADLGKFTKSGASLLTMAIAGGAVMPWLRGVVQDATSFQTSYWVSVPCFLFILYYGLAGYKIRTKKEE, from the coding sequence ATGAAACAGAAAACGAACTATCTATTTCCTTTAGCCATTATTGGCTTATTCTTCTTCTCTATTGGCTTTGCCTTGGGTATCAACTCTTATCTGATGCCAGTATTAGAGAAGTCAATGCACATCTCTGGTGCGGCTTCAAGTCTGTTGCTTGCAGCGACTTTCATACCGTTCCTCTTGTTCGGTATTCCTGCAACCCATTGCATTAAGGCAATCGGTTATAAGCGTACGATGGCTTTGTCGTTTGCTATCTTCGCAGCAGCTTTCGGACTTTTCATCCTCGCAGCGAAGCAGAACTCACTGACATGGTTCCTCATTGCGAGTTTCGTCAGTGGTGCAGCCAACGCCGTTCTGCAGGCATCTGTCAATCCATATGTGACGATTCTTGGTCCGATGGATTCGGCAGCGCGTCGTATCTCTTGCATGGGTATCAGTAATAAGTTGGCTTGGCCAGTGACAACCCTCTTCATCACTTTGGTGATTGGTAAGGGTATTGGCGATACGCAACTCACCGATCTTTACATGCCATTCACCATCATCATCGGTATCTTTTTGCTCTTGGGTGTTATCGCATTGATGGCTCCACTGCCAGACGTGAAGGCTGCAGGTGAGGATGAGAGTGAGAACGGAGACGAGACAGCAGTCAGTTCCTACGCTGACGGTAAGACAAGTATTCTGCAGTTCCCACACTTATTGTTGGGCTGTTTAGCACTCTTCCTCTATGTTGGTGTAGAGACCATTTCGCTTGCTACGGCAACAGGTTATGCAAAGTCATTAGGTTTGGAGGGTGATAACTACGGATTTATCCCTTCAGTGGGTATGATTGTGGGTTATATCTGTGGTGTAATCTTCATCCCACGTTACCTCTCTCAGGCAGCTGCAATGCGTATCTGCGCTATTATTGCCCTCGTTGGTAGTGTGGCTGTAGCCGTAGTGCCAGATCCCGTTATCTCCGTTTATTGCATCTTCTTGATGGCATTAGGCTGTTCATTGATGTGGCCAGCGTTGTGGCCTTTGGCAATGGCAGACCTTGGCAAGTTCACTAAATCTGGTGCTTCACTGCTGACCATGGCGATTGCCGGTGGTGCTGTGATGCCTTGGCTGCGTGGTGTGGTACAGGATGCAACGTCTTTCCAGACCTCTTACTGGGTCAGCGTCCCTTGTTTCCTCTTCATCCTTTACTACGGACTCGCAGGCTACAAGATTCGGACGAAGAAGGAGGAGTGA
- a CDS encoding ABC-F family ATP-binding cassette domain-containing protein, with protein sequence MITLSNLAIQFGKRVLYKDVNLKFTPGNIYGVIGANGAGKSTLLRAISGDLEPNKGTVELGPGERLSVLEQDHFKYDEYKVMDTVLMGHDALWQNMKEREELYAKPEMTEEDGNRAADLELKFAEMNGWEAESNAAQLLQNLGVKEDLHEKQMSQLSNTEKVRVMLAKALFGKPENLLLDEPTNDLDLETVEWLEDYLGEIDEHQTVLVVSHDRHFLDSVSTQTIDIDFGKVTVFAGNYSFWYESSQLALRQAQNQKMKAEEKKKQLEEFIRRFSANVAKSKQTTSRKKMLERLNVEEIRPSSRKYPGIIFSMEREPGNQILEVENLKAVDEDGTVLFDNVNFNIEKGQKVVFLSRNSKAMTALFEIINGNREPDAGTYNWGVTITTAYLPLDNTEFFDCDLNLVDWLSQFGPGNEVAMKGFLGRMLFKQEEVEKKVNVLSGGEKMRCMIARMQLQNANCLILDTPTNHLDLESIQAFNNNLIGFKGNILFSSHDHEFINTVADRIIELTPKGTIDKLMSYDDYIHDEQIKEQKAGMY encoded by the coding sequence ATGATTACACTTTCAAACCTTGCTATCCAATTCGGCAAGAGAGTTCTATACAAGGACGTTAACTTAAAGTTTACACCAGGTAATATTTACGGAGTCATTGGTGCCAATGGTGCTGGTAAATCAACCTTGCTTCGTGCCATTTCTGGCGACTTAGAGCCAAACAAGGGAACAGTAGAGTTAGGACCGGGTGAGCGTCTGTCGGTATTGGAACAGGACCACTTCAAATATGATGAGTATAAGGTAATGGACACTGTCCTCATGGGGCATGATGCACTTTGGCAGAACATGAAAGAGCGTGAGGAACTTTACGCTAAGCCAGAGATGACTGAGGAGGATGGTAATCGTGCTGCCGACTTAGAGTTGAAGTTTGCTGAGATGAATGGATGGGAGGCTGAAAGTAATGCTGCACAGTTGCTCCAGAACCTTGGCGTTAAGGAGGATTTGCATGAGAAGCAGATGTCACAGCTCTCAAATACTGAGAAGGTGCGTGTGATGTTGGCTAAGGCTCTCTTTGGTAAGCCAGAGAACTTGTTGCTCGATGAGCCTACCAACGACCTCGACCTTGAGACCGTTGAATGGTTAGAGGATTATCTCGGTGAGATTGACGAGCATCAGACGGTATTGGTTGTATCGCACGACCGTCACTTCCTCGACTCAGTCAGCACACAGACAATCGATATCGACTTCGGTAAGGTAACGGTCTTTGCGGGTAACTACTCGTTCTGGTATGAGAGTTCACAGTTGGCTTTACGTCAGGCTCAAAACCAGAAGATGAAGGCTGAAGAGAAGAAGAAGCAGTTGGAGGAATTCATCCGCCGATTCTCTGCCAATGTGGCTAAGAGTAAGCAGACAACATCACGTAAGAAGATGTTGGAGCGTCTGAACGTAGAGGAGATTCGTCCATCAAGCCGTAAATATCCAGGTATTATCTTCTCTATGGAGCGTGAACCAGGAAACCAGATTCTTGAGGTTGAGAACTTGAAGGCTGTTGATGAGGACGGAACAGTACTCTTCGATAATGTGAACTTCAATATTGAGAAGGGACAGAAGGTAGTCTTCCTCTCTCGCAACTCAAAGGCTATGACTGCGCTCTTCGAGATTATCAATGGTAATCGAGAGCCTGATGCTGGTACATATAATTGGGGTGTGACAATCACTACGGCTTATCTCCCATTGGATAATACCGAGTTCTTCGATTGTGATTTGAACCTTGTTGACTGGTTGTCACAGTTCGGACCAGGTAACGAAGTGGCTATGAAGGGCTTCTTGGGTCGTATGTTGTTCAAGCAGGAAGAGGTTGAGAAGAAGGTGAACGTACTCTCTGGAGGTGAGAAGATGCGTTGTATGATTGCACGTATGCAGCTTCAGAATGCCAACTGTTTGATTCTTGACACACCAACCAACCACCTTGACTTGGAGAGTATTCAGGCGTTCAATAACAACTTGATTGGCTTTAAGGGTAATATCCTCTTTAGTTCACACGACCATGAGTTTATTAACACCGTGGCTGATCGTATCATTGAGCTGACTCCAAAGGGTACCATCGACAAGCTGATGAGCTACGATGACTATATCCATGACGAGCAGATTAAGGAGCAAAAAGCAGGAATGTACTAA
- a CDS encoding glycoside hydrolase family 2 TIM barrel-domain containing protein, whose amino-acid sequence MKSIRNIGLLVFLLALAPSVLRAGTWGAKPEHGKTYLISVGQDTKNVLTPYKYSWLRDTGLAFLTYAEGNDAQKWKLIAVSGKQDCYQLVNGDGELAFDMALNEEKKVSGYPCMWTQSIANPNQQIYITKKGSGYKLSAVSARNGQTYYVTFGSISSVNGYYCGYENSEASAATLQFKEVPAVVIPEGADWENAKVYERNKERAHATYMPYPSTKAMKADAQRYDKPWLDPTGANYLSLNGTWKLRWSEGAKPVLLGKDDFWGDGVSTEGSAWNDITVPSCLEMNGYGLPMYVNVDYPFEDQQPYVRMKGDLKNSVGSYRRDFTLPAGWENKRVFLHFDGIYSAAYVYVNGNEVGYTEGANNVSEFDITKYLHTGKNNVAVQVIRWSDGSYLEGQDMWHMSGIHRDVYLVATPKTYLADHYIKSTVTPGATTAAMGSAATSVDLTVCNRDKTAAQKTVTVTLFDPSGKEVKKLKSDFVFAAGDSLKTQTVDFGTLSNVKLWSAETPTLYTFTFSQSQDGKEEEAFSTKYGFRKIDLSKGYLEVNGRRTYLKGANTQDTDPLHGRSISTDLMLKDIAMMKQSNMNTVRTSHYPRHAKMMAMFDHFGLFVVDEADMELHRNWEGSKTIINNTDWTGAIVDRDVRNTLRDRNHPSVVFWSLGNESGSGLNIMAAYNAVKELDNRYIHYEGSTRDKAEGTDIHSVMYPAMDAWRSGTTGPVTSDVNHPNTNKPYFMCEYAHAMGNAVGNLREYWEAMEGSQMGVGGCIWDWVDQSIYSYDAIKNNQLTKNGFPAYITGYDCPGPHQYNFVNNGLVNADRAWSAELDEVKRIYQWVGFDLNKDSRQVKLTNKYLDRNLNQFYLKWTLLADGKPVQDGIVKKLNCAAGGTETIDLKYSPTAFAGKELFLNIGLYTKEETNWCDRDYPVAEFQQQLAQRTEVLDKVDNTKADALHATKNSDGGYTYANSKQKVTFDGQGNITLWSYDGKNLFMPEAGPRFDRYRWIENDGPMEAYGNAATDNGVTSQTATFQLSDDGKTATVNVTQNGNYGKATYKYTINANGTIDLASSYEAQGNGARRLGFSLNFPSDMSKVRYYARGPRASYIDRLDGEDFGLYETTVKDMYEPFAHPQSNGNRVGLRWLTLTNNEGTGVKVETAGDVAFSLTPWTDAELRTARHEWELPTSNRTVAHFDAIQRGLGNGSCGPGPLPQYEIQKGKTYSNIVRFIPFSEAADDTANGISAVVNSATTIAQVYDLSGRKLPEPPAKGFYIQGGKVHVN is encoded by the coding sequence ATGAAATCAATCAGAAACATTGGTCTTCTCGTATTCTTACTGGCGTTAGCACCATCCGTGCTAAGGGCTGGCACATGGGGTGCGAAGCCTGAACACGGTAAGACCTATTTAATTTCAGTAGGGCAAGACACCAAGAATGTCCTTACTCCCTACAAGTATTCATGGTTAAGAGACACGGGTCTTGCGTTCCTTACTTACGCTGAAGGCAACGATGCACAGAAGTGGAAACTCATTGCTGTGAGCGGTAAGCAGGACTGCTATCAGTTGGTAAATGGCGACGGCGAGTTGGCTTTCGACATGGCACTCAACGAAGAAAAGAAAGTCTCTGGCTATCCTTGTATGTGGACACAGAGCATCGCCAATCCTAATCAACAGATTTATATCACTAAGAAAGGCAGTGGTTATAAGTTGAGTGCAGTGTCTGCAAGGAATGGTCAGACTTATTATGTAACCTTTGGTTCTATCTCTTCTGTCAACGGATATTACTGTGGTTATGAGAACAGTGAGGCGTCAGCTGCTACGCTACAGTTCAAGGAAGTGCCTGCAGTGGTTATTCCTGAAGGTGCCGACTGGGAGAATGCTAAGGTCTATGAGCGTAACAAGGAGCGTGCACATGCCACCTATATGCCTTATCCTTCAACGAAGGCTATGAAGGCAGATGCCCAGCGTTATGACAAGCCTTGGTTGGACCCAACAGGTGCAAACTACCTTAGTCTGAACGGTACATGGAAGTTGCGTTGGAGCGAGGGAGCTAAGCCTGTCTTGCTCGGCAAGGACGACTTCTGGGGCGATGGTGTAAGTACTGAAGGCTCTGCGTGGAACGATATCACTGTTCCTTCTTGTTTAGAGATGAATGGTTATGGTCTGCCAATGTATGTGAATGTAGACTATCCGTTTGAAGATCAGCAGCCTTACGTTCGTATGAAGGGTGATTTGAAGAACTCAGTGGGCTCTTATCGTCGTGATTTCACTCTGCCTGCAGGCTGGGAGAATAAGCGTGTCTTCCTCCACTTTGATGGTATCTACTCTGCTGCTTATGTTTATGTGAATGGCAATGAAGTGGGTTATACAGAAGGAGCAAACAATGTCAGCGAGTTTGACATTACTAAATATCTCCACACTGGTAAGAATAATGTTGCCGTACAGGTGATTCGTTGGAGCGATGGCTCTTATCTTGAGGGTCAGGATATGTGGCATATGAGTGGTATTCATCGTGATGTTTACCTTGTGGCTACACCAAAGACTTACTTGGCAGACCATTATATTAAGTCTACTGTTACCCCAGGTGCTACAACGGCTGCTATGGGAAGTGCGGCTACATCTGTAGACCTTACCGTCTGCAACCGTGATAAGACAGCAGCACAGAAGACCGTAACTGTAACGCTCTTCGACCCATCGGGTAAGGAAGTGAAGAAGCTGAAATCTGACTTTGTCTTTGCTGCTGGCGACAGTTTGAAGACACAGACAGTTGACTTCGGAACACTCTCTAACGTGAAACTATGGTCTGCTGAGACCCCAACGCTCTATACCTTCACTTTCAGTCAGTCGCAGGACGGCAAGGAAGAGGAGGCTTTCTCTACTAAATATGGCTTCAGAAAGATTGACCTTAGTAAGGGTTATCTTGAGGTGAACGGCCGTCGTACCTACCTCAAGGGTGCTAACACACAGGACACTGACCCATTGCATGGTCGCAGCATCAGCACCGACCTTATGTTAAAAGACATAGCAATGATGAAGCAGTCTAACATGAATACGGTTCGTACCAGCCACTATCCACGTCATGCAAAGATGATGGCAATGTTCGATCACTTCGGTCTCTTCGTTGTTGATGAGGCTGATATGGAACTTCATAGGAACTGGGAAGGCTCAAAGACAATCATCAATAACACGGATTGGACAGGTGCTATCGTTGACCGTGACGTACGTAATACGCTCCGCGACCGCAACCATCCGAGTGTTGTCTTTTGGAGTTTGGGTAACGAGAGTGGCTCTGGTCTGAACATCATGGCGGCTTACAACGCTGTGAAAGAGCTCGACAACCGTTATATCCACTATGAGGGATCAACACGAGATAAGGCTGAAGGCACTGATATCCACTCTGTAATGTATCCTGCTATGGATGCTTGGCGCAGCGGAACAACGGGTCCGGTGACCTCTGATGTGAACCATCCGAACACGAATAAGCCTTACTTCATGTGCGAGTATGCCCATGCTATGGGTAACGCTGTGGGCAACCTGCGTGAGTACTGGGAGGCTATGGAAGGCTCTCAGATGGGTGTTGGTGGTTGTATCTGGGACTGGGTTGATCAGAGTATCTACTCTTATGATGCGATTAAAAACAACCAATTGACAAAGAATGGATTCCCTGCTTATATCACAGGATATGACTGTCCGGGTCCTCATCAGTATAACTTCGTTAACAACGGACTTGTCAATGCCGACCGTGCATGGAGTGCTGAGTTGGATGAGGTGAAGCGTATTTACCAATGGGTGGGCTTCGATTTGAATAAAGACAGCCGTCAGGTGAAGTTGACGAATAAGTATCTCGACCGCAATCTCAACCAGTTCTATCTTAAGTGGACCCTCCTTGCTGACGGTAAGCCTGTACAGGATGGTATCGTTAAGAAGCTGAATTGCGCTGCTGGTGGTACTGAAACCATTGACTTGAAGTATAGCCCTACAGCCTTTGCAGGTAAGGAACTCTTCCTCAACATCGGACTTTATACGAAGGAGGAAACGAACTGGTGCGACCGTGACTATCCTGTTGCTGAGTTCCAGCAGCAGTTGGCACAACGCACAGAGGTCCTCGATAAGGTTGATAACACAAAGGCTGATGCCCTTCACGCAACGAAGAATAGCGATGGTGGTTATACCTATGCTAATAGTAAGCAGAAAGTAACATTCGACGGACAGGGTAATATCACCCTTTGGTCATACGATGGGAAGAATCTCTTCATGCCAGAGGCTGGACCACGCTTTGACCGCTACCGCTGGATAGAGAATGATGGTCCTATGGAGGCTTACGGTAATGCTGCAACCGACAATGGTGTAACTTCACAGACTGCTACCTTCCAACTCTCTGACGATGGTAAGACGGCAACCGTGAATGTTACGCAGAACGGCAACTATGGTAAGGCTACTTATAAGTACACAATCAATGCAAACGGTACGATAGATCTCGCCAGCTCGTATGAGGCACAGGGCAATGGCGCAAGACGTTTAGGCTTTAGTCTGAACTTCCCAAGCGACATGTCAAAGGTTCGCTACTATGCACGTGGTCCTCGCGCAAGCTATATCGACCGCCTCGATGGCGAAGACTTCGGTCTCTATGAGACGACAGTCAAGGATATGTATGAGCCTTTCGCACACCCACAGAGCAACGGCAACCGCGTTGGTCTTCGTTGGCTCACCCTCACTAACAACGAGGGAACAGGTGTGAAGGTAGAGACAGCGGGCGATGTAGCCTTCTCTCTGACCCCTTGGACAGATGCCGAGTTGCGTACTGCACGCCATGAATGGGAGTTGCCAACAAGCAATCGCACCGTAGCACACTTTGATGCTATCCAGCGTGGTCTTGGTAATGGCTCTTGTGGTCCCGGTCCATTGCCACAGTATGAGATACAGAAAGGTAAAACCTACTCAAATATCGTGCGTTTCATCCCTTTTTCGGAAGCGGCAGATGATACCGCAAACGGAATCTCTGCCGTGGTAAACTCAGCGACAACAATAGCACAAGTCTACGACCTCTCTGGTCGTAAACTCCCTGAACCTCCTGCCAAAGGATTCTATATTCAGGGTGGAAAGGTTCATGTTAACTAA
- a CDS encoding nucleotide exchange factor GrpE: MSKKEKNIKIEGEELELNNEETTQNDAEAQAEETNGKETPAEEELDPLTAAQNEAEQWKDKYIRLVAEFDNYKKRTLKEKSELILNGSEKTVAAILPILDDFERATADKTEDPQAIKEGYELIYKKFLKALETLGVNKIKTDNADFNVDYHEAIAIVPGMGDDKKGKVIDCVQTGYTLNDKVIRHAKVAVGQ; encoded by the coding sequence ATGAGTAAGAAAGAGAAAAATATAAAGATTGAAGGCGAAGAACTGGAGTTGAATAACGAAGAAACAACCCAGAACGACGCTGAAGCACAGGCGGAAGAAACCAACGGAAAGGAGACTCCTGCAGAGGAAGAACTTGACCCATTGACAGCTGCACAGAACGAAGCTGAGCAGTGGAAAGACAAGTATATCCGTTTGGTTGCTGAATTTGATAACTACAAGAAACGTACACTGAAGGAGAAGTCAGAACTGATTCTCAACGGAAGTGAGAAGACTGTAGCTGCTATTCTACCTATCCTTGACGACTTTGAGCGTGCTACTGCCGATAAGACAGAGGATCCACAGGCGATTAAAGAAGGTTATGAACTTATCTATAAGAAGTTTTTGAAGGCCTTGGAGACACTTGGTGTTAACAAGATTAAGACCGATAATGCTGACTTCAACGTCGATTATCATGAGGCTATCGCTATAGTTCCTGGTATGGGCGACGATAAGAAGGGCAAGGTTATCGATTGTGTACAGACTGGTTATACGCTCAATGACAAGGTTATCCGTCACGCAAAGGTTGCTGTCGGACAATAA
- a CDS encoding bifunctional folylpolyglutamate synthase/dihydrofolate synthase, which translates to MNYQETVEYLFNSTPVFEHVGASAYKEGLETTKALDEHFGHPHTHFLSIHVAGTNGKGSCSHTLAAILQAEGYKVGLYTSPHLVDFRERIRVNGEMISEQEVIDFVEQERNFFEPLHPSFFELTTALAFKYFAEQKVDIAIIEVGLGGRLDCTNIITPILSIITNISLDHTQFLGNTLAAIAAEKAGIIKHRVPVVIGESVPETQIVFKAKAQKEDALIVFAEDIPAVLSSRPNPDGSIAYQTRFFGDFVGELGGSYQEKNANTVLTAVMQLYNKGVIKNAESIAKGFANVCELTGLMGRWQKLQANPLVICDTGHNVGGWTYLSQQIKRQQCKQKRIIFGMVDDKDLHAVMSMLPDDAIYYWTQPSTHRAFPAEKVAATADDYDLHGKVFPTVLEAYQAALHDAAQSDFIFVGGSSYVVADLLTSLQKK; encoded by the coding sequence ATGAACTACCAAGAAACCGTAGAATATCTATTCAACAGCACCCCCGTCTTCGAACACGTCGGGGCATCTGCTTATAAAGAAGGACTCGAGACAACAAAGGCTTTGGACGAGCACTTTGGTCATCCACATACCCACTTCCTTTCTATTCATGTTGCAGGAACCAACGGAAAAGGTTCATGCTCCCACACGTTGGCAGCTATCCTCCAAGCTGAAGGATATAAGGTAGGACTCTATACCAGTCCTCACCTCGTTGACTTCCGCGAACGTATCAGAGTCAATGGTGAAATGATATCTGAACAGGAGGTTATCGACTTTGTTGAACAGGAACGCAACTTCTTTGAGCCACTGCACCCTTCTTTCTTTGAACTCACAACAGCCTTAGCTTTCAAGTACTTTGCTGAGCAGAAGGTTGATATTGCTATCATTGAGGTAGGCTTAGGCGGTAGACTTGATTGTACAAACATTATCACTCCTATCTTATCGATTATCACCAATATATCACTCGATCACACCCAGTTCCTCGGTAATACGCTCGCAGCTATCGCAGCAGAGAAGGCTGGTATTATCAAACATCGTGTACCGGTCGTTATTGGTGAGTCTGTCCCTGAAACACAGATTGTTTTCAAGGCAAAAGCACAGAAAGAGGATGCCCTCATTGTCTTTGCTGAAGACATCCCTGCAGTGCTTTCTTCTCGCCCTAACCCCGATGGTAGCATCGCTTATCAGACTCGTTTTTTTGGCGATTTTGTGGGCGAATTAGGTGGTAGCTACCAAGAGAAAAACGCCAACACAGTACTCACTGCGGTCATGCAACTATATAATAAAGGTGTCATCAAGAACGCTGAGAGTATTGCTAAAGGCTTTGCCAATGTTTGCGAACTGACGGGCTTAATGGGTAGGTGGCAGAAACTACAGGCTAACCCGTTGGTCATTTGCGACACAGGACACAACGTTGGCGGATGGACTTACCTTTCCCAACAAATCAAACGTCAACAATGTAAGCAGAAGCGCATTATCTTTGGTATGGTGGATGATAAAGACCTACATGCAGTCATGTCTATGCTCCCCGATGATGCCATTTACTATTGGACACAACCCAGTACACATCGTGCCTTCCCCGCAGAGAAGGTTGCCGCAACAGCCGACGATTACGACCTGCACGGAAAGGTCTTCCCAACCGTCCTTGAAGCCTACCAAGCCGCCCTTCATGATGCCGCCCAATCCGACTTCATCTTCGTTGGTGGCTCCAGCTACGTGGTTGCAGACTTACTGACAAGCCTACAAAAGAAGTAG